One Sphingomonas sabuli genomic region harbors:
- the murG gene encoding undecaprenyldiphospho-muramoylpentapeptide beta-N-acetylglucosaminyltransferase: MNFVLAAGGTGGHMVPAHALAAELLARGHGVLVITDARGAKIPGLFDKIPVHVLPAGRLGRNPITMFKTLLTVSRGRSEARRIYRNHPPDAVVGFGGYATFPALLAASAARIPSILHEQNAVLGRVNRMLAGRARAIATAFSQIDRLKPGNRDKVVLVGNPVREEIVRVGEMPFPAFDDTSPLKILVTGGSQGATILGRVVPTGLGMLEPSLRRRLQVVQQCRPEDIDTIRQTYADLGIPAEVMTYILDMPEKLADAHLVIARSGASTIAELTAAGRPAILVPFAAATENHQTANAREISNAGGARTIPEADFTPEALARQVEAVAGDGQALANAASRSLSVGRPHAARDLADLVERIGGGLSPLPVGPVLEPRPAVKFAGTGLPA; this comes from the coding sequence ATGAATTTCGTCCTCGCCGCCGGTGGTACGGGCGGTCACATGGTCCCGGCGCACGCCCTCGCCGCGGAGCTGCTGGCGCGCGGCCACGGGGTGCTGGTCATCACCGACGCGCGCGGGGCGAAGATCCCGGGGCTGTTCGACAAAATTCCCGTCCACGTCCTGCCCGCCGGACGGCTGGGCCGAAACCCGATCACGATGTTCAAGACTCTGCTGACCGTGTCGCGCGGGCGCAGCGAGGCACGGCGGATCTATCGCAACCATCCGCCCGATGCGGTCGTCGGGTTCGGCGGCTATGCGACCTTTCCCGCGCTGCTTGCCGCCAGCGCGGCGCGCATCCCCAGCATCCTGCACGAACAGAATGCGGTGCTTGGCCGGGTCAACCGGATGCTTGCCGGCCGCGCCCGGGCCATCGCCACGGCCTTTTCCCAGATCGACCGGCTGAAACCGGGCAACCGCGACAAGGTCGTGCTGGTCGGCAATCCCGTGCGCGAGGAGATCGTGCGCGTCGGGGAAATGCCGTTCCCCGCATTCGACGACACCTCGCCGCTCAAGATCCTCGTCACCGGCGGAAGCCAGGGCGCAACCATCCTCGGGCGCGTCGTCCCGACCGGACTGGGCATGCTGGAGCCCTCGCTGCGCCGCCGGCTGCAGGTGGTTCAGCAATGCCGGCCGGAGGATATAGACACCATCCGCCAGACCTATGCCGACCTTGGCATCCCGGCCGAAGTGATGACCTACATTCTCGACATGCCGGAAAAGCTGGCCGACGCGCACCTGGTCATCGCCCGGTCCGGCGCGTCGACCATCGCGGAACTGACCGCCGCCGGACGGCCGGCGATCCTGGTTCCGTTCGCCGCAGCGACCGAAAATCACCAGACCGCCAACGCGCGGGAAATCAGCAACGCCGGCGGTGCGCGCACCATCCCGGAAGCGGACTTCACGCCCGAGGCGCTGGCCCGGCAGGTCGAGGCCGTCGCCGGCGACGGGCAGGCGCTGGCCAATGCCGCGTCGCGATCACTGTCGGTAGGCCGTCCGCATGCCGCGCGCGATCTTGCCGACCTGGTCGAACGGATCGGCGGCGGATTGTCGCCGTTGCCGGTCGGGCCGGTGCTGGAACCGCGCCCGGCGGTGAAGTTCGCGGGCACGGGCCTTCCGGCATGA
- the mraY gene encoding phospho-N-acetylmuramoyl-pentapeptide-transferase translates to MLYLLAEQLGFPGILNLIRYLSFRAGAASATALLIGLLLGPWLISYLRVRQGKGQPIRADGPQTHLSKIGTPTMGGLLILIAMLASALLWMNVGSVYVWATILVTAGFGLIGFMDDYDKVRKAHHAGLSGKTRLILEFALAGFATWLMVKYSGTDLHIPFVREPVADLGWLYIPFGAFVIVAFGNSVNLTDGLDGLATMPVIIASLAFLLIAYMVGNAIYAEYLGVPHIAGAGDLTVILMAIVGAGLAFLWFNAPPAAVFMGDTGSLALGGALGAIAVATHHEFVLAIIGGLFVVEALSVIIQVIVFKRTGKRVFLMAPIHHHFEQIGWSEPTVVIRFWIISFVLALAGLSTLKLR, encoded by the coding sequence ATGCTGTACCTCCTTGCCGAGCAGCTTGGCTTTCCCGGCATCCTCAACCTCATTCGTTATTTGAGCTTCCGCGCCGGTGCGGCCAGCGCCACCGCGCTGCTGATCGGGCTGCTGCTTGGCCCGTGGCTGATTTCCTACCTGCGCGTCCGGCAGGGCAAGGGGCAACCGATCCGCGCCGACGGGCCGCAAACGCATCTGTCGAAGATCGGTACGCCGACGATGGGCGGCCTCTTGATCCTTATCGCCATGCTCGCCTCGGCGCTGCTGTGGATGAACGTCGGCAGCGTCTATGTCTGGGCGACGATCCTGGTCACCGCGGGGTTCGGGCTGATCGGATTCATGGACGATTACGACAAGGTGCGAAAAGCGCATCATGCGGGCTTGTCGGGCAAGACCCGGCTGATCCTGGAATTCGCGTTGGCCGGCTTCGCCACCTGGCTGATGGTCAAATATAGCGGAACGGACCTGCACATCCCGTTCGTCCGCGAACCGGTCGCCGACCTCGGCTGGCTGTACATTCCGTTCGGCGCGTTCGTCATCGTCGCCTTCGGCAACAGCGTGAACCTGACCGACGGGCTCGACGGGCTGGCGACCATGCCGGTGATCATCGCCAGCCTCGCCTTCCTGCTGATCGCTTACATGGTCGGCAACGCAATCTACGCCGAATATCTTGGCGTTCCGCATATCGCGGGGGCGGGCGACCTGACCGTCATCCTGATGGCCATCGTCGGTGCGGGCCTCGCTTTTCTGTGGTTCAATGCACCGCCCGCGGCGGTTTTCATGGGCGATACGGGCAGCCTCGCGCTGGGCGGCGCGCTGGGCGCCATCGCGGTCGCGACCCACCACGAATTCGTGCTGGCGATCATCGGCGGCCTGTTCGTGGTCGAGGCGCTGTCGGTCATCATCCAGGTGATCGTGTTCAAACGCACCGGCAAGCGCGTGTTCCTGATGGCCCCGATCCACCATCATTTCGAACAGATCGGCTGGTCCGAACCGACCGTCGTGATCCGGTTCTGGATCATCAGCTTCGTGCTGGCGCTGGCGGGCCTCAGCACGCTCAAGCTGCGGTGA
- a CDS encoding peptidoglycan D,D-transpeptidase FtsI family protein — translation MNAPTAALVAPRPERLRLVGQRRQILSLMHQRLMLGMLIYAGVIAVIALRILYLAAFGDHAGRTQGVSALVPERGDIIDRDGQPLARTIDAWSIGLHPGKVIGDKLTLSRKLAELMPERDAATYYAMLRSGKRFFYLKRRAAPGLVEAANALGEPGIALEREPERLYPQTSLASSVVGYVTIDGHGVAGAERAFDAQLSDPATRGEPVQLSISNRIQQALEHELLDAMTKFSAIGAAGIIMDVRTSEILAMTSLPQVNPNAPGKGSAEARFNRATNGVYELGSTYKPFTVAMAMDSGIIESMGKMYNCPKGLPIGGFVITDTHPFNGPCSVAEIMKESSNIGTAQIAAEVGAARQKAFLSKMGFLSPIEMELKERGRTLTPGNDWGPTAVMTVGYGHGIAVTPLHLATGYATLFNGGIFRPATFLKVDPKHPLKPGRRVFTADTSYKMRSLLRLVVTEGTGKKANAPGYRVGGKTGTAEKLAGGVYTSNAVVTTFAGVFPMDDPRYVIVVMLDDPKATAETYGFHTAGWNVAPVVSKTVSRIAPMLGVVPDKNREPDMSEVLPFVHHNKKD, via the coding sequence ATGAACGCCCCGACCGCCGCCCTCGTAGCCCCGCGCCCCGAGCGGCTCCGGCTTGTCGGGCAGCGCCGTCAGATCCTGTCGCTGATGCATCAGCGGCTGATGCTGGGCATGCTGATCTATGCCGGCGTGATCGCCGTCATCGCATTGCGCATCCTCTACCTTGCCGCGTTCGGCGACCATGCCGGCCGCACGCAGGGCGTCAGCGCCCTGGTCCCGGAACGCGGCGACATCATCGACCGCGACGGCCAGCCGCTGGCGCGGACGATCGACGCGTGGAGCATCGGCCTTCATCCCGGCAAGGTCATCGGCGACAAGCTGACCTTGTCCCGCAAGCTCGCCGAGCTGATGCCCGAGCGCGACGCCGCGACTTATTACGCGATGCTCCGGTCCGGGAAGCGGTTCTTCTATCTCAAGCGCCGCGCGGCGCCGGGGCTGGTCGAGGCGGCCAACGCGCTCGGCGAGCCCGGCATCGCGCTCGAGCGTGAGCCGGAGCGGCTCTATCCGCAGACCAGCCTGGCTTCGAGCGTGGTCGGTTACGTCACCATCGACGGCCATGGCGTGGCCGGCGCGGAACGGGCATTCGACGCCCAGCTGTCCGACCCCGCGACCCGCGGCGAGCCGGTCCAGCTGTCGATTTCCAACCGCATCCAGCAGGCGCTGGAGCATGAGCTGCTGGACGCGATGACCAAATTCTCGGCGATCGGCGCCGCCGGGATCATCATGGACGTGCGCACCAGCGAAATCCTGGCCATGACCAGCCTGCCGCAGGTCAATCCGAACGCGCCCGGCAAGGGCTCGGCTGAAGCGCGCTTCAACCGCGCCACCAACGGCGTCTACGAACTGGGGTCGACCTACAAGCCGTTCACCGTCGCCATGGCGATGGACAGCGGCATCATCGAATCGATGGGCAAGATGTACAATTGCCCCAAGGGCCTGCCGATCGGCGGGTTCGTCATCACCGACACCCATCCCTTCAACGGTCCCTGTTCGGTGGCCGAGATCATGAAGGAGAGCTCCAACATCGGCACTGCGCAGATTGCCGCCGAAGTGGGGGCAGCGCGGCAGAAGGCGTTTTTGTCGAAGATGGGTTTCCTCTCGCCGATCGAGATGGAATTGAAGGAACGCGGGCGGACCCTGACGCCGGGCAACGACTGGGGCCCGACCGCGGTGATGACCGTCGGCTACGGCCACGGCATCGCGGTGACCCCGCTGCATCTCGCCACCGGCTACGCCACCCTGTTCAACGGCGGCATCTTCCGTCCGGCGACGTTCCTGAAGGTCGATCCCAAGCACCCGCTGAAGCCGGGCCGGCGGGTGTTCACCGCCGACACCAGCTACAAGATGCGGTCGCTGCTGCGGCTGGTGGTGACCGAAGGCACCGGCAAGAAGGCCAATGCGCCCGGCTATCGCGTCGGCGGCAAGACCGGCACCGCCGAAAAGCTGGCCGGCGGCGTCTATACGTCGAACGCGGTGGTCACCACCTTTGCCGGCGTTTTCCCGATGGACGATCCCCGCTATGTGATCGTGGTAATGCTGGACGATCCGAAGGCCACCGCCGAAACCTATGGCTTCCATACCGCGGGCTGGAACGTCGCGCCGGTGGTCAGCAAGACCGTCAGCCGGATCGCCCCCATGCTGGGCGTCGTGCCCGACAAGAACCGTGAGCCCGACATGTCCGAGGTCCTGCCCTTCGTCCACCACAACAAGAAAGACTGA
- a CDS encoding UDP-N-acetylmuramoyl-L-alanyl-D-glutamate--2,6-diaminopimelate ligase translates to MRLCDLADVENDSEVTGFAIDNRKVTRGNVFGAFKGAMFDGEDFIADAVRRGAVAVVAAPSAAVAGAAHLADPQPRRLFASMAAKFFAPFPETVVAVTGTNGKTSTVEMTRQIWRMLGHRSASIGTLGVTTSDDQVKTGLTTPDIVTFLNNMAGLKRMGIGHVAYEASSHGLDQYRAEGVRLAAVAFTNFSRDHLDYHATMDEYFEAKMRLFDEVAEPGAAAVVWTDDPRSDAVIDRARARGLKLMTVGRKGETIRLLDQVPTPLGQILQLDHDGQQYKVSLPLIGAYQSSNVMTAAALVLATGGAWRDVFSAMGRVAPVRGRLERAVISRHGAPVYVDYAHTPDALEAAIAALKPHVEGRLITVFGAGGDRDTGKRAPMGEVASRLSDVVIVTDDNPRTEDPAAIRAQVMAGAPGAIEVGGRRQAIAAALDMARQGDIILLAGKGHETVQIIGTQTLPFDDALVARECAA, encoded by the coding sequence GTGCGCCTGTGCGATCTCGCGGACGTCGAGAATGATTCCGAGGTGACGGGCTTTGCCATCGACAACCGCAAGGTGACCCGCGGCAACGTGTTCGGCGCCTTCAAGGGCGCGATGTTCGACGGGGAGGATTTCATCGCGGACGCAGTGCGCCGCGGCGCGGTGGCGGTGGTCGCGGCGCCGTCGGCGGCGGTGGCGGGCGCGGCGCACCTTGCCGACCCGCAGCCGCGGCGGCTGTTCGCCAGCATGGCGGCGAAATTTTTCGCGCCGTTCCCGGAAACCGTCGTCGCCGTCACCGGCACCAACGGCAAGACGTCGACGGTCGAGATGACCCGCCAGATCTGGCGCATGCTGGGCCACCGGTCGGCGAGCATCGGCACGCTTGGCGTGACCACGTCGGACGATCAGGTGAAAACCGGGCTGACCACGCCCGACATCGTCACCTTCCTCAACAACATGGCGGGCCTGAAGCGGATGGGCATCGGCCATGTCGCCTATGAAGCGTCCAGCCACGGGCTTGACCAGTATCGCGCCGAAGGGGTGCGGCTGGCCGCGGTCGCCTTCACCAACTTCAGCCGCGATCATCTCGATTACCACGCGACGATGGACGAGTATTTCGAGGCCAAGATGCGGCTGTTCGACGAGGTTGCCGAGCCGGGTGCTGCGGCCGTCGTGTGGACCGACGATCCGCGGTCCGACGCGGTCATCGACCGGGCGCGGGCGCGCGGGCTCAAGCTGATGACGGTCGGCCGCAAGGGCGAGACCATCCGCCTGCTCGACCAGGTGCCGACGCCGCTCGGCCAGATCCTGCAGCTCGACCATGACGGCCAGCAGTACAAGGTGTCGCTGCCGCTGATCGGCGCGTACCAATCGTCCAACGTGATGACCGCGGCGGCGCTGGTGCTGGCCACCGGCGGCGCGTGGCGCGACGTCTTTTCGGCGATGGGCCGGGTGGCGCCGGTGCGCGGCCGGCTGGAACGGGCGGTGATCAGCCGCCACGGCGCCCCGGTCTATGTCGATTACGCCCACACGCCCGACGCGCTGGAAGCCGCCATCGCCGCGCTGAAGCCGCATGTCGAAGGCCGGCTGATCACCGTGTTCGGCGCCGGCGGCGACCGCGACACCGGCAAGCGCGCGCCGATGGGCGAAGTCGCCAGCCGCCTGTCCGACGTGGTCATCGTTACCGACGACAATCCTCGCACCGAGGACCCGGCGGCGATCCGCGCCCAGGTCATGGCCGGCGCGCCTGGCGCGATCGAGGTCGGCGGGCGGCGGCAGGCCATCGCCGCGGCGCTCGACATGGCCCGGCAGGGCGACATCATCCTGCTTGCCGGCAAGGGGCATGAAACGGTGCAGATCATCGGTACGCAGACGCTGCCGTTCGACGATGCGCTGGTGGCGCGGGAATGCGCGGCATGA
- a CDS encoding UDP-N-acetylmuramoyl-tripeptide--D-alanyl-D-alanine ligase, producing MSALWTSAEIAAATGGTASADFDVSGVTFDSREVGGGDLFVAMPGTVHDGHDFLDQAIASGAAGLLVSKPCDHPHVLVDDVARALEALGKAARARSGATIIGVTGSVGKTSTKEALYAALDRWQPGAVHRSVKSYNNHTGVPLSLARLPREAKFAVLEMGMNNKGEIATLTRFVRPHVALITTIAPAHIENLGSEEAIADAKAEIFEGLEPEGIAVIPNDSPHRDRLVRAARRHAERIVTFGTGDADVHALHAVRAERGGSLITAALLDSDITFTISQRGEHWVWNALAVLTAVEAVGGDLALAGLALADLGGLKGRGERHRILLDGGEALVIDESYNANPASMAATLKSFGAEGGIDRRIAVLGPMRELGDHARQLHADLAPAVLDARVEELVLVGDDMRPLEDALGDSIHVTRASDADAAADAVERLLRPGDAVLVKASNSIGLAQVVERLTREDA from the coding sequence ATGAGCGCGTTGTGGACCTCGGCCGAGATTGCGGCGGCGACCGGCGGCACCGCCAGCGCGGACTTCGACGTTTCCGGCGTCACCTTCGACAGCCGCGAAGTCGGCGGCGGCGACCTGTTCGTGGCCATGCCCGGAACGGTCCATGACGGGCACGATTTCCTCGACCAGGCGATCGCGTCCGGCGCCGCCGGGCTGCTGGTGTCGAAGCCGTGCGACCATCCGCACGTGCTGGTGGACGATGTCGCCCGCGCGCTCGAAGCGCTGGGCAAGGCGGCCCGTGCCCGCAGCGGGGCGACGATCATCGGGGTCACCGGGTCGGTCGGCAAGACCAGCACCAAGGAGGCCCTGTACGCCGCGCTCGACCGCTGGCAGCCGGGCGCCGTCCACCGGTCGGTCAAGAGCTACAACAACCATACCGGCGTGCCGCTGAGCCTGGCGCGGCTGCCGCGCGAAGCGAAGTTCGCGGTGCTCGAAATGGGCATGAACAACAAGGGCGAGATCGCGACCCTGACGCGCTTCGTCCGGCCGCACGTCGCGCTGATCACCACGATCGCCCCGGCGCATATCGAGAACCTTGGATCGGAAGAGGCCATCGCCGACGCCAAGGCGGAGATTTTCGAAGGGCTGGAGCCCGAGGGCATCGCGGTCATCCCCAACGACAGCCCGCACCGCGACCGGCTGGTCCGCGCGGCGCGCCGTCATGCGGAACGGATCGTCACCTTCGGCACCGGCGATGCCGACGTCCATGCGCTGCACGCGGTGCGCGCGGAACGCGGCGGCAGCCTGATCACCGCCGCGCTGCTCGACAGCGACATCACCTTCACCATTTCGCAGCGCGGCGAGCATTGGGTGTGGAACGCGCTGGCGGTGCTGACCGCGGTCGAGGCGGTTGGCGGCGATCTTGCGCTTGCCGGGCTCGCGCTTGCCGACCTCGGCGGGCTGAAAGGGCGGGGCGAACGCCACCGCATCCTGCTCGACGGCGGCGAGGCGCTGGTGATCGACGAAAGCTACAATGCCAACCCGGCTTCGATGGCCGCCACGCTCAAGAGCTTCGGCGCCGAAGGCGGCATCGACCGGCGTATCGCCGTGCTCGGCCCGATGCGAGAGCTTGGCGACCACGCGCGGCAATTGCACGCCGACCTTGCGCCGGCGGTACTCGACGCGCGGGTCGAGGAACTGGTGCTGGTCGGCGACGACATGCGCCCGCTGGAAGACGCGCTGGGCGATAGCATCCACGTGACCCGCGCAAGCGACGCGGACGCGGCCGCCGACGCGGTCGAACGGCTGCTTCGTCCCGGCGACGCGGTGCTGGTGAAAGCGAGCAACTCCATCGGGCTTGCCCAGGTGGTCGAGCGGCTGACGAGGGAAGACGCCTGA
- a CDS encoding FtsW/RodA/SpoVE family cell cycle protein has product MTGIFSDKFKARIKVDATRYGRADRSAVGRWFWEIDGVLLLLVAALIGIGLIAVAAASPAAAVRYSGGSHKVPELYYFYRQIAWIAVGVPVMIGISMLSRERARRFALFGAGFFFILLLFVPVLGPEVNGARRWIEIGIGQLQPSEFLKPFFAVAMAWLLSLREADKSLPVFALSILPVAAIAVLLMKQPDFGSTIIFVAVWVAMLALAGVSLRILGGLAVAGVIGIVLAYFFYDVATIRIDAFLFGEGDTFQTDNAMRTLTAGGLFGMGPGAGTRKFGLPEPQTDYIFSVIGEEFGLIACLAIALLYLVIVARVLVKLLDEDSPFAILAGAGLVIQFGLQALINMAVNVQIAPSKGMTLPFISYGGSSMLALSIGMGLLLAFTRRNPYLTRSPYVVKWSGEAQPA; this is encoded by the coding sequence ATGACGGGGATCTTTTCGGACAAGTTCAAGGCGCGCATCAAGGTCGATGCGACGCGCTACGGCCGCGCCGACCGGTCGGCGGTGGGCCGCTGGTTCTGGGAGATCGACGGCGTCCTGCTGCTGCTGGTCGCGGCGCTGATCGGCATTGGGCTGATCGCGGTGGCCGCCGCCTCGCCCGCCGCCGCGGTCCGCTATTCCGGCGGCAGCCACAAGGTGCCGGAACTCTACTATTTCTATCGCCAGATCGCCTGGATCGCGGTGGGCGTGCCGGTGATGATCGGCATTTCCATGTTGTCGCGGGAACGGGCGCGGCGCTTTGCCCTGTTCGGCGCCGGCTTCTTCTTCATCCTGCTGCTGTTCGTGCCGGTGCTCGGGCCCGAAGTGAACGGCGCCCGGCGGTGGATCGAAATCGGCATCGGCCAATTGCAGCCGTCGGAATTCCTCAAGCCCTTCTTCGCGGTGGCGATGGCCTGGCTGTTGAGCCTGCGCGAAGCGGACAAGTCGTTGCCGGTGTTCGCGCTGTCGATCCTGCCGGTCGCGGCGATTGCCGTCCTGCTGATGAAACAGCCGGACTTCGGCTCGACCATCATCTTCGTCGCGGTGTGGGTGGCGATGCTGGCGCTGGCCGGCGTGTCGCTGCGCATCCTTGGCGGGCTGGCGGTTGCCGGCGTGATCGGGATCGTGCTCGCTTACTTTTTCTACGACGTGGCGACGATCCGCATCGACGCCTTCCTGTTCGGTGAAGGCGACACGTTCCAGACCGACAATGCGATGCGCACGCTGACCGCGGGCGGGCTGTTCGGCATGGGACCGGGGGCCGGGACGCGGAAATTCGGCCTGCCCGAGCCGCAGACCGACTACATCTTCTCCGTCATCGGGGAGGAGTTCGGGCTGATCGCCTGCCTGGCCATTGCCTTGCTGTATCTGGTCATCGTCGCCCGCGTTCTGGTCAAGCTGCTCGACGAGGATTCGCCTTTCGCCATTCTTGCCGGCGCGGGACTGGTCATCCAGTTCGGGCTGCAGGCGCTGATCAACATGGCGGTCAACGTCCAGATCGCGCCGTCGAAGGGCATGACCCTGCCGTTCATCAGCTACGGCGGAAGCTCGATGCTGGCGTTGTCGATCGGCATGGGATTGCTGCTCGCATTCACGCGCCGCAATCCGTATCTGACCCGCTCGCCGTATGTCGTGAAATGGAGCGGAGAAGCACAGCCAGCCTGA
- the murD gene encoding UDP-N-acetylmuramoyl-L-alanine--D-glutamate ligase — MITARAFAGKHYAVYGLARSGLATVEALLASGARVTAWDGSEKTRENFRSSRAKSRGAGITEVRPSTAPGTNEVELVDLDTADLTEFDSLVVTPGLPLNRHPIAARAREARLEIIGDIELFARARSELPPHKVVGITGTNGKSTTTALVHHLLKTAGVPTTMGGNIGLPILSQDPLPAGGVYVLELSSYQIDLTQSLDCDVAVLLNITPDHLDRYESFEAYAASKARLFAMQSAASSAVVVGDDVSSGDLAATLGARRVPTALGTWGGPDAVSLCPDTTIRLLGANRTVESSLLIGDDRHGDQSQWPTLQGPHNAQNVLAAVAAVHTLAVGHGVPMPEAAIAEGLRAFPGLPHRMERAATHDGVLFVNDSKATNPTATAPALAAFKPVRWILGGQAKSDDLDECAPHFGNVASAYTIGEAAELFERLLNPHMPVKNCGKLADAVRQAARDSQPGDTVLLSPACASFDQFRDFEDRGDQFKALVGAL, encoded by the coding sequence GTGATCACCGCCCGCGCCTTCGCCGGCAAGCATTATGCCGTTTACGGGCTGGCGCGGTCCGGTCTGGCGACGGTCGAGGCGTTGCTCGCCAGCGGCGCGCGCGTGACGGCGTGGGATGGTAGCGAAAAGACCCGCGAAAACTTCCGTTCGTCCCGAGCGAAGTCGAGGGGCGCTGGCATAACCGAGGTGCGCCCCTCGACTGCGCCCGGGACGAACGAGGTTGAACTTGTCGATTTGGACACCGCCGACCTGACTGAATTCGACAGCCTCGTCGTCACGCCCGGCCTGCCGCTCAACCGCCACCCCATTGCCGCGCGGGCGCGTGAGGCAAGGTTGGAAATCATCGGCGACATCGAACTGTTCGCCCGCGCCCGATCCGAACTGCCGCCGCACAAGGTCGTCGGCATCACCGGCACCAACGGCAAGTCGACCACCACTGCGCTGGTCCACCACCTCCTCAAGACCGCCGGCGTGCCGACGACGATGGGTGGCAACATCGGCCTGCCGATCCTCAGCCAGGACCCGCTGCCCGCAGGCGGCGTCTATGTGCTGGAGCTGTCGAGCTACCAGATCGACCTGACGCAGAGCCTCGATTGCGATGTCGCGGTGCTGCTCAACATCACGCCCGACCATCTCGATCGGTACGAGAGCTTCGAGGCTTATGCGGCGTCGAAGGCGCGGCTGTTCGCGATGCAGTCTGCCGCGTCATCGGCAGTCGTCGTCGGCGACGATGTCTCATCGGGCGACCTTGCCGCCACGCTTGGTGCGCGCCGCGTTCCGACCGCGCTGGGGACATGGGGCGGTCCCGACGCGGTCAGCCTGTGTCCGGACACGACAATCCGGCTTCTCGGCGCCAACCGGACGGTCGAAAGCAGCCTTCTCATCGGCGACGATCGTCATGGCGACCAGTCGCAATGGCCGACTTTGCAGGGACCACACAACGCCCAGAACGTGCTCGCCGCAGTGGCGGCGGTCCACACGCTCGCCGTCGGCCATGGGGTGCCGATGCCGGAAGCCGCAATCGCCGAAGGACTCCGCGCGTTCCCCGGCCTTCCCCACCGTATGGAGCGCGCGGCGACCCACGACGGCGTGCTGTTCGTCAACGACAGCAAGGCGACCAATCCGACCGCGACGGCGCCGGCGCTGGCGGCGTTCAAGCCAGTCCGCTGGATCCTCGGCGGGCAGGCGAAGTCGGACGATCTCGACGAATGCGCGCCGCATTTCGGCAATGTCGCGTCCGCCTACACGATCGGCGAAGCCGCCGAGCTGTTCGAGCGGCTGTTAAATCCGCATATGCCCGTGAAAAATTGTGGAAAACTTGCCGACGCGGTGCGTCAGGCGGCGCGGGATTCGCAGCCGGGTGATACGGTGTTGCTGTCGCCGGCCTGCGCGAGCTTCGACCAGTTCCGGGATTTCGAGGATCGCGGCGATCAGTTCAAAGCCTTGGTGGGGGCGTTATGA